In a genomic window of Planococcus sp. MB-3u-03:
- a CDS encoding CadD family cadmium resistance transporter gives MITTIFSAVAAYVATSIDYVIILLILFSQTMKKGQLKSIIIGQYLGTSILVGASLLAAYGLTLVPTHWVGLLGLIPIYLGIKVWKREEEENDEEDLLSRLSSGKSNRLFVTITVITLAAGGDNIGVYIPYFSTLNPSETIVMLVVFAIMTAVLCYLSYRLAAVKSVSETIEKWERWIVPVVFIGLGILIMVENGTFRFLLDLVN, from the coding sequence TTGATTACGACGATTTTTTCCGCTGTGGCAGCTTATGTTGCCACCAGTATTGATTATGTCATCATTTTGCTGATCCTGTTTTCGCAAACGATGAAAAAAGGTCAGCTAAAATCCATTATTATCGGCCAGTATCTGGGGACATCCATATTAGTGGGTGCCAGTCTATTAGCTGCTTATGGCTTGACGCTCGTACCGACTCATTGGGTCGGCCTGCTGGGCCTCATTCCGATTTATCTGGGAATCAAGGTTTGGAAGAGGGAAGAAGAAGAGAATGACGAAGAGGATCTCTTGTCCCGCTTGTCTTCCGGAAAGTCCAATCGCTTGTTTGTCACCATCACGGTCATTACACTGGCTGCTGGCGGGGACAACATCGGTGTCTACATACCCTACTTTTCAACCTTGAATCCGAGTGAAACCATTGTGATGCTTGTTGTCTTTGCTATCATGACGGCCGTTTTGTGTTACCTCAGTTACCGCTTGGCAGCCGTTAAGTCGGTCTCTGAAACGATTGAGAAATGGGAACGCTGGATTGTGCCGGTGGTCTTTATCGGACTCGGTATCTTGATTATGGTGGAGAATGGGACATTCCGTTTCCTTTTGGATTTGGTGAATTGA
- a CDS encoding heavy metal translocating P-type ATPase, protein MVEKIKTEEEKNVFRVEGFTCANCAGKFENNVKKIPSVQDAKVNFGASKISVYGAATVEELEKAGAFENLKVAPEITGRPAGSKTEAEKATVKKEDKVPFYQKHSTLLYSALLIVFGYISQFVNGEENLMTSLLFVAAIVIGGYSLFKVGFQNLVRLDFDMKTLMTVAVIGAAFIGEWAEASIVVILFAISEALERYSMDRARQSIRSLMDIAPKEALVRRNGQEQLISVDDIAVGDTMIVKPGQKIAMDGMVVNGYSAVNQAAITGESVPVGKTVDDEVFAGTLNEEGLLEVKVTKLVEDTTIAKIIHLVEEAQGERAPSQAFVDKFAKYYTPIIMVVAALVAIVPPLLFDASWETWVYQGLAVLVVGCPCALVISTPISIVSAIGNAAKKGVLVKGGVYLEEMGAIKAIAFDKTGTLTKGVPVVTDFEVLNKGINEKELLSIVTALEYRSQHPLASAIMKKADAENISYSSVLVEDFSSITGKGIKGTVEGITYYIGSPILFNELSAASADKNLEQNVTALQNQGKTAMIIGTEQTILAVIAVADEVRESSKEVIQKLHQMGIKKTIMLTGDNKGTGQAIGQQIGVTEIQAELMPEDKLNFIKRLRAEYGNVAMIGDGVNDAPALAASTVGIAMGGAGTDTAMETADVVLMGDDLSKLPFTMKLSRKSLNIIKANIAFAIGIKVIALLLVIPGWLTLWIAIMSDMGATLLVALNSLRLMRVKE, encoded by the coding sequence TTGGTTGAGAAAATAAAGACAGAAGAGGAAAAAAACGTCTTCCGGGTGGAAGGCTTTACATGTGCCAACTGTGCTGGAAAGTTCGAGAACAACGTCAAGAAGATTCCCAGTGTCCAAGATGCCAAAGTGAATTTCGGAGCCTCAAAAATTTCCGTTTACGGGGCGGCCACCGTCGAAGAATTGGAAAAAGCCGGTGCATTCGAAAACCTGAAGGTCGCGCCTGAAATTACCGGTCGTCCAGCGGGTTCGAAAACGGAAGCCGAAAAAGCGACCGTCAAAAAAGAGGACAAAGTGCCGTTCTACCAAAAACACAGCACCTTGCTCTACTCCGCCCTGTTGATCGTCTTCGGGTACATTTCCCAATTCGTAAACGGGGAAGAAAATTTGATGACGTCCCTCCTTTTTGTGGCCGCCATAGTCATTGGCGGGTACTCGCTCTTTAAAGTCGGTTTTCAGAATTTAGTTCGCTTGGATTTCGACATGAAAACCCTTATGACGGTTGCCGTCATTGGGGCAGCCTTCATCGGCGAATGGGCGGAAGCGTCCATCGTGGTCATCCTTTTTGCCATCAGTGAAGCATTGGAACGCTATTCCATGGACCGGGCCCGACAATCCATCCGTTCGTTGATGGACATTGCCCCGAAAGAGGCACTTGTCCGACGGAATGGACAAGAACAGCTGATTTCGGTAGACGACATTGCCGTCGGGGATACCATGATCGTCAAACCCGGACAGAAGATTGCAATGGACGGCATGGTGGTCAACGGCTATTCGGCGGTCAATCAGGCAGCGATTACGGGTGAATCCGTGCCCGTCGGCAAAACGGTGGATGATGAAGTCTTCGCCGGCACGCTGAACGAAGAAGGCCTGCTCGAAGTCAAAGTCACCAAGCTGGTCGAAGACACGACCATTGCAAAAATCATCCATTTGGTAGAAGAAGCGCAAGGCGAACGGGCTCCTTCACAGGCGTTTGTCGATAAATTCGCCAAATATTATACACCGATCATCATGGTCGTTGCCGCACTCGTCGCCATTGTCCCTCCCCTCTTGTTTGACGCCAGCTGGGAAACATGGGTCTATCAAGGACTGGCTGTGCTCGTAGTTGGCTGTCCATGTGCTTTGGTTATTTCCACACCGATTTCAATTGTATCCGCTATTGGTAATGCAGCGAAAAAAGGCGTTTTGGTAAAAGGCGGCGTGTACCTGGAAGAAATGGGCGCTATCAAAGCGATCGCGTTTGACAAGACCGGCACCCTGACCAAAGGGGTTCCCGTCGTCACAGACTTTGAGGTATTGAACAAGGGTATCAATGAAAAAGAACTGCTTTCCATCGTCACAGCGCTGGAGTATCGCTCCCAGCATCCCCTTGCTTCGGCCATCATGAAAAAAGCGGACGCAGAGAACATTTCTTATTCTTCGGTCTTGGTCGAGGACTTCTCTTCCATCACCGGCAAAGGCATCAAGGGAACTGTCGAGGGAATCACTTACTATATCGGTAGCCCGATTCTCTTCAACGAGCTGAGTGCCGCAAGTGCTGATAAGAACTTGGAACAGAATGTAACGGCTCTTCAAAATCAGGGCAAGACGGCAATGATCATCGGAACGGAACAAACAATCCTGGCGGTCATTGCCGTGGCAGATGAAGTCCGTGAATCCAGCAAGGAAGTCATCCAGAAATTGCACCAGATGGGCATCAAGAAGACGATTATGCTGACGGGTGACAACAAAGGAACCGGTCAGGCCATTGGCCAGCAGATCGGCGTCACCGAAATCCAGGCCGAACTGATGCCGGAAGACAAACTGAATTTCATCAAACGCTTACGAGCCGAATACGGCAATGTCGCGATGATTGGAGACGGCGTGAACGATGCTCCGGCACTCGCGGCTTCTACTGTCGGAATTGCCATGGGCGGTGCTGGAACGGATACCGCTATGGAGACCGCTGATGTGGTCTTGATGGGCGATGATTTGAGCAAACTGCCGTTCACGATGAAGTTAAGCAGGAAATCATTGAACATTATCAAAGCGAATATCGCATTCGCCATCGGCATCAAAGTGATTGCGTTGCTGCTGGTCATCCCGGGTTGGCTGACGCTATGGATCGCCATTATGTCCGATATGGGCGCTACCCTTCTGGTCGCGCTCAACAGCTTACGGCTAATGCGCGTAAAAGAGTAA
- a CDS encoding ArsR/SmtB family transcription factor encodes MAKEICDVVCIDEEKVERVQHQLAEQNPLEVAKIFKALSDDTRIKIAYALSLEDKLCVCDVANIIGSSTATASYHLRLLKNMGLAKYSKEGKLVYYSLDDAHVKHLVQVAFTHQKEGVSIG; translated from the coding sequence TTGGCAAAAGAAATTTGTGATGTGGTTTGTATAGACGAGGAAAAGGTGGAAAGAGTCCAGCACCAGCTGGCGGAACAAAACCCGTTGGAAGTCGCGAAAATTTTTAAGGCATTGTCAGACGATACCCGTATCAAAATTGCTTATGCTTTATCGTTAGAGGACAAACTTTGTGTTTGTGATGTCGCGAATATCATCGGTTCTTCTACTGCGACAGCTTCTTACCACCTGCGTTTGTTAAAAAATATGGGGTTGGCGAAATACAGCAAAGAAGGCAAATTGGTCTACTATTCATTAGATGATGCGCATGTGAAACATCTCGTGCAAGTGGCCTTCACTCACCAGAAGGAAGGTGTCAGCATTGGTTGA
- a CDS encoding S41 family peptidase — MRRFENALYVTQLEGETRLQIGDKIVQLDGMDIPELENRYKKTLMDHVAERQLWNRVVHKMKTIRIERGMELIDLPLSHYEDLPYKGEHTFKKIGNSISYMKLTDFIDEAPIQKLIDDNKNDLEQNESLIIDVRKNLGGSDTSYFPLFPYLFAETKPFADLFQEDEVMYLNYTVRNCQLRIAEFEEYLKEDLDDITSISLKEEVGRLKRHFGQGMLEVPEDMGFVIKGKSSPKRVFVLSDCYCGSSGDTFVSNVKKSSKVTVVGRHSMGIMDYANLATMDYGDYEFIYSTTRMHENYWMNGVGIEPDVYIPWTPDHLKEDKDLEMVLSLIQQAESKAQ; from the coding sequence GTGAGGCGTTTTGAAAATGCTTTATATGTTACTCAACTTGAAGGGGAGACGCGGCTGCAGATAGGCGACAAGATTGTACAGCTTGATGGAATGGACATTCCAGAACTTGAAAACCGTTACAAGAAAACTTTGATGGATCATGTTGCAGAACGCCAATTATGGAATCGGGTAGTCCATAAAATGAAAACGATTCGGATTGAACGGGGAATGGAACTGATTGACCTGCCTTTGTCACATTACGAAGACCTGCCTTATAAAGGCGAGCATACATTCAAAAAGATTGGTAATTCCATCAGCTATATGAAACTGACGGATTTTATTGATGAGGCGCCGATTCAAAAACTGATTGATGACAATAAAAATGATTTGGAACAGAATGAATCCCTTATCATCGATGTTAGGAAGAATTTGGGGGGGAGCGACACTTCTTATTTCCCGCTGTTTCCATATCTGTTTGCTGAAACTAAACCTTTTGCTGATTTGTTTCAAGAAGATGAAGTGATGTACTTGAATTACACGGTTCGAAATTGCCAGTTGCGGATTGCAGAATTTGAAGAGTATTTAAAAGAAGATTTGGATGATATTACCTCGATATCATTAAAAGAAGAAGTCGGCCGTTTAAAACGACACTTCGGGCAAGGGATGTTAGAAGTTCCAGAAGACATGGGGTTTGTAATCAAAGGGAAGAGTTCCCCTAAGCGTGTCTTCGTATTAAGTGACTGCTATTGCGGCAGTTCCGGCGATACGTTTGTCAGCAATGTAAAAAAATCTTCCAAAGTTACCGTAGTTGGCCGGCATTCAATGGGAATCATGGATTATGCCAACCTGGCTACGATGGATTACGGAGATTACGAATTTATTTACAGTACTACCCGGATGCATGAAAATTATTGGATGAACGGTGTAGGAATCGAACCGGATGTTTACATTCCTTGGACACCTGATCATTTGAAAGAAGACAAAGATTTAGAAATGGTTTTATCACTCATTCAACAAGCAGAGAGTAAAGCACAATGA
- a CDS encoding Ada metal-binding domain-containing protein, whose translation MKSYWWQLNSSNNKGYDAEFYYALSTTKTIFRPSCPSRTSTPKTCRSFPQWQRSFLKSELI comes from the coding sequence CTGAAAAGCTATTGGTGGCAATTAAATTCTAGCAATAACAAAGGGTATGACGCAGAATTCTATTACGCCCTCTCTACAACCAAAACTATATTCCGACCCTCTTGTCCTTCCCGTACCTCAACCCCTAAAACGTGTCGATCTTTTCCACAGTGGCAGAGGTCATTCCTCAAGAGCGAACTGATCTAA